A portion of the Paenibacillus hamazuiensis genome contains these proteins:
- a CDS encoding DUF6183 family protein: MKRELELFQSLISEYAEFGYKEALSGQLLAMMREWAEQGQSEILLESVEWMEAHVRPKEQNWNGLNHLLDRLDMYFAQLYTGADALFCLLRLLTERRGAQSAFPRNPRSYNLRYYMALMAANRSAEGLHRILENAAEDRRVSLEAKVLLLYEMAARGKVDERRSVVRHVCDKAEAENHPLVWLPLTLTSLEEEISLMYYNRDGGGGHSTPFGPHRRVSEEKYRDTKARSADTGVAPSAFHPIHTDEELMGMQSAVRNWMDRSNGKTEAAVFDLQTRHEPDQIAPELLLSFGLTCLHGAPAEHVLLEGMRPARIFSLLYSAAANGGAYSSGDLNAYGRLEAWRSMGALAGAPDDADMPFVLKQAESCRWWYFEAPTPWFHHVAWDFGIAALRPDGRTLAVLAATDTD; encoded by the coding sequence ATGAAGCGGGAGCTGGAATTATTTCAAAGCCTGATATCGGAATATGCCGAATTTGGCTACAAGGAGGCATTGTCCGGGCAGTTGCTTGCCATGATGAGGGAGTGGGCGGAACAGGGACAAAGCGAGATTTTGCTGGAGTCTGTGGAGTGGATGGAGGCGCACGTTCGTCCCAAGGAGCAAAACTGGAATGGGTTGAATCATCTGCTGGACCGTCTTGACATGTATTTTGCTCAGCTCTACACAGGAGCGGATGCGCTGTTTTGCCTGCTTCGGCTTCTAACGGAACGGCGCGGGGCTCAATCCGCCTTTCCGAGGAACCCGCGGTCTTACAATCTGCGTTATTATATGGCGCTTATGGCGGCGAACCGTTCGGCGGAAGGGCTGCACCGCATACTGGAGAATGCGGCCGAAGATCGGCGGGTATCGCTGGAGGCCAAGGTGCTTCTTCTGTACGAAATGGCTGCAAGGGGGAAGGTCGATGAACGGCGCTCTGTCGTACGGCATGTCTGTGACAAAGCGGAAGCGGAGAATCACCCGTTGGTTTGGCTGCCGCTGACCTTAACGTCCCTGGAGGAAGAGATTTCGCTTATGTATTATAACCGTGACGGCGGCGGCGGACACTCTACTCCGTTTGGACCGCATCGGCGTGTATCCGAGGAGAAATACCGGGACACGAAGGCAAGGTCGGCGGATACGGGGGTTGCCCCTTCTGCATTCCATCCGATCCATACGGATGAAGAACTGATGGGCATGCAATCCGCCGTGCGAAATTGGATGGATCGGTCGAACGGGAAAACGGAAGCCGCCGTTTTCGATTTGCAGACGCGTCATGAACCGGATCAAATCGCACCGGAGCTGCTGCTGAGTTTCGGCCTGACTTGCCTGCACGGTGCGCCGGCGGAGCATGTGCTGCTGGAAGGAATGCGTCCCGCCCGGATATTCAGCCTCCTTTATTCGGCCGCGGCCAACGGCGGGGCTTACAGCAGCGGGGATCTTAACGCATACGGCCGGCTTGAGGCATGGCGGTCGATGGGGGCGTTGGCCGGGGCGCCGGACGATGCGGATATGCCGTTTGTGCTGAAGCAGGCGGAAAGCTGCCGTTGGTGGTATTTCGAGGCGCCGACGCCGTGGTTTCACCATGTGGCATGGGACTTCGGTATCGCAGCTCTTCGGCCGGACGGACGCACGCTGGCCGTGCTGGCGGCAACCGATACCGATTGA
- a CDS encoding S-layer homology domain-containing protein — MCYSRSFDDLEKHWTKDAWNDMKARTLIEGEGDGRFEPDRDIIRVDLWRSSPGWLY, encoded by the coding sequence ATGTGCTATTCCAGGTCTTTCGACGATTTGGAGAAGCACTGGACGAAGGATGCGTGGAACGATATGAAAGCGCGAACGTTGATCGAAGGGGAGGGGGACGGACGGTTCGAACCGGACCGGGATATCATCCGAGTTGATTTGTGGCGATCGTCGCCCGGTTGGCTTTATTGA
- a CDS encoding copper amine oxidase N-terminal domain-containing protein: protein MRIKTISLAVVISLLLFGSNIAYGESASLIEINMPLPKSLDETNFDVDYPIKVNGADYIIKGSPFVYRDLTYMPARTILEIFHIVVKYNDLDRTIQWADKEKTIFISPLKTLYQEPRGALVRNGNKTETVTESYLLVNDLSYLPLRFIAETFGYTVNYDDTKKQITITGNQSLENQNVAFSDEQQAIIDAISGYEAKPTLSLKGIAYWPGDMHTDIEVNLNREYTRDSIVETSIVNEIGGKQYKGTRKVSWYGSMSIGVSEISPEGTEKIVNLLPFAGRHPYTEFSILRLCGLNKYGNMTIEKNQDNAEIVTYKITELHGEQVEISLSIKKNSGELIRYMENTKFGKKTFAISSEVM, encoded by the coding sequence ATGCGAATCAAAACAATAAGCTTGGCAGTGGTTATTTCGTTATTACTGTTTGGCAGCAATATTGCATACGGAGAATCAGCTTCACTGATCGAAATAAACATGCCTTTACCCAAAAGCTTAGATGAGACCAATTTTGATGTTGACTACCCCATTAAAGTGAACGGGGCGGATTATATAATAAAAGGCAGCCCTTTTGTTTATCGCGATTTAACCTATATGCCGGCCAGAACGATACTGGAAATATTTCATATTGTCGTAAAATATAATGATCTTGACCGAACGATACAGTGGGCAGATAAAGAAAAAACCATTTTTATTTCTCCTCTCAAAACGCTATATCAGGAACCCCGAGGGGCATTGGTGAGGAATGGAAACAAGACGGAAACTGTGACAGAAAGCTATTTGCTTGTAAATGACTTAAGTTACTTGCCACTCCGTTTTATTGCGGAAACGTTCGGTTATACCGTGAATTATGATGATACAAAAAAACAAATCACGATAACAGGGAATCAATCCTTAGAAAATCAAAATGTTGCTTTCTCGGACGAACAACAAGCGATCATCGATGCTATTTCGGGGTATGAGGCCAAACCAACATTATCGCTCAAAGGAATCGCGTATTGGCCCGGAGATATGCACACAGACATTGAAGTCAATTTGAACAGAGAATATACGAGAGACAGCATCGTTGAAACTTCAATAGTTAATGAAATCGGCGGAAAGCAGTATAAAGGGACTCGGAAGGTTTCATGGTACGGTTCAATGTCAATCGGAGTATCCGAAATTTCACCTGAAGGGACGGAGAAAATCGTCAATTTATTACCTTTTGCTGGTCGGCATCCTTATACGGAATTCAGCATCCTAAGGTTGTGCGGATTAAATAAATATGGAAATATGACGATTGAAAAGAATCAAGATAACGCAGAAATCGTCACATACAAAATTACCGAACTTCATGGCGAACAAGTCGAAATAAGCTTATCCATTAAAAAAAATAGCGGAGAATTGATTCGGTATATGGAAAATACTAAATTCGGCAAAAAAACGTTTGCGATTTCTTCCGAAGTAATGTGA
- a CDS encoding LysR substrate-binding domain-containing protein: protein MKGEEVATVAALVAAGLGISLLPDAGLDKNKLAQIRIREPKSERVIVMVEGRYLPPVASRFKEFVVSYYDRMIPT from the coding sequence CTGAAAGGGGAAGAAGTCGCCACCGTAGCCGCGCTCGTCGCTGCAGGCCTGGGCATTTCTTTGCTCCCCGATGCCGGGCTGGACAAAAACAAACTTGCCCAGATCCGCATCCGGGAACCAAAGAGCGAACGTGTCATAGTGATGGTTGAGGGAAGGTACTTGCCGCCGGTTGCATCCCGCTTTAAGGAATTTGTGGTCAGCTATTATGACAGAATGATACCAACTTGA
- a CDS encoding ABC transporter ATP-binding protein, whose protein sequence is MRHDGIRFDGGLDKHLGNRSKATLKDVSVRRIFSLFRGYYWPLAAILLLALGAALIGLIPPLVMKEIIDHAIPERNMSMLFTMVGLMVLLPLVSGLLGVWQNHENTKVGQGVMRDLRHSLFVNLQRQSMAFFTNAKAGELIQRLTGDVQAVQGVVTTLVVQTVTQAVIVITSVAILFALDWRLALLSVVILPVFILPVRKVSDLRKRLRIETQRVRGEMSAQLGEIFGVSGALLTRIFQREPDQQRKFGELNQRVMDLELRLNLVGRWYGMVIGLLGPLGTALIYLYGGYNIIHGTMTIGAIVAFTAYLGRLYGPVGTLLNLHVEVGTALGVFQRIFEYQDLEPDIVDSPRAAELPTVRGHVEFRNVSFAYKPGQYALRHVGFEVEPGEMVAVVGPSGAGKSTLIGMLARLYDPTEGRVLLDGHDLRDVTLASARSQVAFVTQESFMFHATVRENLLFAKPDATQEELETACRQAYIHDLIASLPEGYDTMVGERGHRLSGGERQRIAIARAILKNPRILVLDEATSHLDSESEAYVQSALEQLMRGRTTLVIAHRLSTVLAADQIVVLDGGRLVEKGTHAELLARDGLYARLYHTQFAKATASAES, encoded by the coding sequence ATGAGACATGACGGCATCCGTTTCGACGGCGGTTTGGATAAGCATTTGGGGAACCGGAGCAAAGCGACGCTGAAGGATGTGTCCGTGCGGCGCATCTTTTCTTTGTTCCGCGGATATTACTGGCCGCTCGCGGCGATTTTGCTGCTGGCGCTCGGGGCGGCGCTCATCGGGCTGATCCCGCCGCTCGTGATGAAGGAGATCATCGACCATGCGATCCCCGAGCGCAACATGAGCATGCTGTTTACGATGGTCGGGCTGATGGTGCTGCTGCCGCTGGTCAGCGGCCTGCTCGGCGTCTGGCAAAACCACGAGAACACGAAGGTCGGTCAAGGCGTCATGCGCGACTTGCGGCATTCGCTGTTCGTCAATCTGCAGCGGCAGTCGATGGCTTTTTTTACGAATGCGAAGGCGGGCGAGCTGATCCAGCGGCTGACGGGCGACGTGCAGGCGGTGCAGGGCGTCGTGACGACGCTCGTCGTGCAAACCGTGACGCAGGCGGTTATCGTCATCACGTCGGTAGCGATTTTGTTTGCGCTCGATTGGCGGCTCGCCTTGCTGTCCGTCGTCATCCTGCCAGTGTTTATTTTGCCGGTGCGCAAGGTATCCGATTTGCGTAAGCGCTTGCGCATCGAAACGCAGCGGGTGCGCGGCGAGATGTCGGCGCAGCTGGGGGAAATTTTCGGCGTTTCGGGGGCGCTGCTGACGCGGATTTTTCAAAGGGAGCCGGATCAGCAGCGAAAGTTCGGCGAGCTGAACCAGCGGGTGATGGACCTGGAGCTCAGGCTGAATCTCGTCGGCCGCTGGTACGGCATGGTCATCGGTTTGCTCGGGCCGCTCGGCACCGCGCTCATTTATTTGTACGGCGGCTACAACATCATTCATGGCACGATGACGATCGGCGCAATCGTCGCCTTTACGGCGTATCTCGGGCGGCTGTACGGGCCGGTCGGCACGCTTTTGAATTTGCACGTGGAAGTCGGCACCGCGCTCGGCGTGTTCCAGCGCATTTTCGAATACCAGGATTTGGAGCCGGATATTGTCGACTCCCCTCGGGCCGCCGAGCTGCCGACAGTGCGGGGGCACGTGGAATTCCGCAACGTGTCGTTCGCCTACAAGCCGGGACAATATGCGCTTCGCCACGTCGGCTTCGAGGTCGAGCCCGGCGAGATGGTCGCGGTGGTCGGCCCGAGCGGCGCCGGCAAATCGACGCTGATCGGGATGCTTGCGCGGCTGTACGACCCGACCGAAGGCCGGGTGCTGCTGGACGGGCACGACCTGCGGGACGTGACGCTGGCCAGCGCGCGCAGCCAGGTGGCGTTCGTGACGCAGGAATCGTTTATGTTTCATGCGACGGTGCGCGAGAACCTGCTGTTTGCGAAGCCGGATGCGACGCAGGAGGAGCTGGAGACGGCGTGCCGCCAGGCGTACATCCACGACCTGATCGCCTCGCTGCCGGAAGGCTACGATACGATGGTCGGCGAGCGGGGGCACCGCCTGTCCGGCGGGGAACGGCAGCGGATCGCGATCGCCCGCGCGATTTTGAAAAATCCGCGCATCCTCGTGCTGGATGAAGCGACCTCGCACCTCGACTCCGAGTCCGAGGCTTATGTACAGTCCGCGCTCGAGCAGCTTATGCGCGGCCGCACGACGCTTGTCATCGCGCACCGCCTGTCGACGGTGCTGGCGGCCGACCAGATCGTCGTGCTGGACGGCGGCCGGCTCGTCGAGAAGGGGACGCATGCGGAGCTGCTCGCGAGGGACGGCCTGTACGCGCGGCTGTACCATACGCAGTTCGCCAAAGCGACGGCGAGCGCGGAGTCGTAA
- the yyaC gene encoding spore protease YyaC, translating to MDGSWDHRMFRKKLKGSELESFFRYIREEPLEADQLVFLCIGTDRSTGDALGPIVGTMLEDAGYAHVIGTLRRPFDASNMLARLQEIPPGKKVIAIDACLGQAASVGCFQVSNQPLMPGKAVGMGLPGVGDYGVAAIVNVDEGNKYSILQSTSLYKVLEMAKAIARAVIAVFPLEEDSEEGEDSDET from the coding sequence ATGGACGGTAGCTGGGATCACCGAATGTTTCGCAAAAAGCTGAAAGGAAGCGAGCTGGAATCGTTTTTCCGGTACATTCGGGAAGAGCCGCTCGAGGCGGATCAGCTTGTATTTTTATGTATCGGGACGGACCGGTCGACAGGGGATGCGCTCGGACCGATCGTCGGCACGATGCTGGAGGATGCCGGATATGCTCACGTGATCGGCACGCTGCGCAGGCCGTTCGATGCGAGCAACATGCTTGCCCGGCTGCAGGAAATTCCGCCCGGGAAAAAGGTGATCGCCATCGACGCATGTCTTGGTCAAGCGGCGTCAGTCGGCTGCTTCCAGGTATCGAATCAGCCGCTGATGCCCGGCAAGGCGGTCGGGATGGGGCTTCCCGGCGTCGGCGATTACGGGGTGGCGGCGATCGTCAACGTCGATGAAGGCAACAAATATTCGATCCTGCAGAGCACCTCGCTGTACAAGGTGCTCGAAATGGCGAAGGCGATCGCCCGGGCGGTGATCGCCGTATTCCCGCTGGAGGAGGACTCGGAGGAAGGGGAGGATTCGGATGAGACATGA
- a CDS encoding glycosyltransferase, which yields MTAPAVIALFILVYWLYVLVDTARAARLMHRLPRGLPIAEPPPLVSVVVAAKEEEASIRDTVRHLLRQTYPRLEIIAVNDRSQDATGLRLDELKRWSEGKRDIPVSLKVIHITSLPKGWLGKNHALYQGYLEARGQYIVFTDADIRFRPDAIQDAVAFLQREQADHVTLAPAIIAKGFWLKAFVRYFFFSLSLFIRPWRSNIDSQRRFGMGIGAFNLLTRRAYEAIGTHMAIAMRPDDDLQLGLRVKQAGLRQRLASAADSLEVEWYADLPEAVRGLEKNVFSGFGYRTGLAVSATAGQLLLFLFPWVGLWLFGVNTALLYGLSAILMASLYAVHIRTLGAKAGAEIAALPLTVLLFVWVISRSVGLTLRRGGIMWRGTFYPLHELKRMRGK from the coding sequence ATGACCGCCCCTGCCGTCATCGCGCTTTTCATACTCGTTTATTGGCTGTACGTGCTGGTCGATACGGCGCGCGCCGCCCGACTCATGCACCGGCTGCCCCGCGGTTTGCCGATTGCCGAACCGCCGCCGCTCGTTTCCGTCGTGGTCGCCGCCAAGGAAGAGGAGGCGTCCATCCGCGACACCGTCCGCCACCTGCTGCGCCAAACGTACCCGCGCCTGGAAATCATCGCCGTCAACGACCGGTCGCAGGACGCGACCGGCCTCAGGCTGGACGAGCTCAAGCGGTGGTCCGAAGGCAAGCGCGATATTCCCGTTTCGCTCAAGGTCATTCATATTACAAGCCTGCCGAAAGGCTGGCTGGGGAAAAATCACGCGCTTTACCAAGGCTACCTGGAAGCGCGGGGACAATACATTGTATTCACCGATGCCGACATCCGTTTCCGGCCGGACGCGATTCAGGATGCCGTCGCCTTTCTTCAGCGCGAGCAGGCCGACCACGTGACGCTCGCGCCCGCGATCATTGCGAAAGGCTTTTGGCTGAAAGCGTTCGTGCGTTACTTCTTCTTCAGCCTCAGCCTGTTTATCCGCCCATGGCGGAGCAACATCGACAGCCAGCGCCGCTTCGGCATGGGCATCGGCGCCTTCAACCTGCTGACCCGCCGCGCCTACGAGGCGATCGGCACGCACATGGCGATCGCGATGCGGCCTGACGATGATCTGCAGCTCGGGCTGCGCGTCAAGCAAGCCGGCTTGCGCCAGCGCCTGGCTTCGGCGGCCGACTCGCTGGAAGTCGAATGGTACGCGGATTTGCCCGAGGCGGTCCGCGGCCTGGAGAAAAACGTCTTTTCCGGCTTCGGTTACCGGACCGGGCTTGCCGTATCGGCCACCGCCGGGCAGCTCCTGCTGTTCTTGTTCCCCTGGGTCGGATTGTGGCTGTTCGGAGTAAACACGGCCTTGCTGTACGGCTTGTCCGCGATCCTGATGGCTTCGCTGTACGCGGTGCACATCCGTACCCTGGGCGCCAAGGCCGGAGCGGAAATCGCCGCGCTTCCGCTTACGGTGCTTCTGTTCGTCTGGGTGATATCCCGCTCCGTAGGCCTAACGCTGCGCCGCGGCGGCATCATGTGGCGCGGGACGTTTTATCCTTTGCACGAGCTGAAGCGGATGAGAGGCAAGTGA
- a CDS encoding S-layer homology domain-containing protein gives MKKWFMLMLTLLLAVSAFGGTVWAFSDLDNVDGKEKIASLQSRGIVSGVDGEHFQPRGKVSYAQAVHMVVKGLKLNIDNIKFIKEPKASDYFTSVPDDAWYAQSFIIAQLNGLPLAKDVNPNAVITREQFADLLMQAVLKTGDYAFVKMLMVYADEDEVDPAYKNSIQLLLLGKIASLDKDRRFYPKQELTRGTAAVWLHDAIKFVESHGGKGSAPEEPSQQEQVAVTVEKVNDDVNKVTLSWGQKPNPGYAVQIAGIDFTDAGIAEIRYTLSYPDPDKSYAAVITEPKADTYVSSKYQAVAKLVK, from the coding sequence ATGAAAAAATGGTTTATGCTGATGTTGACGCTGCTGCTCGCGGTTTCCGCATTCGGCGGGACCGTATGGGCGTTTTCCGACCTGGACAATGTCGACGGCAAAGAGAAGATCGCTTCCCTGCAAAGCCGCGGCATTGTGAGCGGGGTGGACGGAGAGCATTTTCAGCCTCGCGGCAAAGTGAGCTACGCACAAGCGGTGCATATGGTCGTTAAAGGACTGAAGCTGAATATCGATAACATCAAGTTCATCAAAGAACCGAAAGCGAGCGACTATTTCACTTCCGTGCCGGACGATGCCTGGTATGCGCAATCGTTTATTATCGCCCAGCTGAACGGGCTGCCGCTGGCTAAAGACGTTAATCCGAATGCGGTCATTACCCGCGAGCAGTTCGCCGACCTGCTCATGCAGGCTGTGCTCAAAACCGGGGACTACGCATTCGTCAAAATGCTGATGGTTTACGCCGACGAGGACGAGGTCGATCCGGCTTACAAAAACAGCATTCAACTGCTGCTGCTCGGCAAAATCGCATCTCTCGACAAAGACCGGAGGTTTTATCCGAAGCAGGAGCTGACCCGCGGTACGGCGGCGGTTTGGCTGCACGACGCGATCAAGTTTGTCGAGAGCCACGGCGGCAAGGGCAGCGCTCCCGAAGAGCCTTCCCAGCAGGAGCAGGTTGCCGTGACGGTGGAAAAAGTAAATGACGACGTGAACAAGGTCACGTTGTCCTGGGGGCAAAAGCCGAACCCGGGGTATGCGGTCCAAATTGCCGGCATCGACTTTACCGATGCGGGTATCGCGGAAATCCGCTACACGCTGAGCTATCCGGATCCGGATAAAAGCTACGCGGCGGTTATTACCGAACCGAAGGCGGATACTTATGTTTCGTCGAAGTACCAGGCTGTCGCCAAGCTTGTGAAATAA
- the trpS gene encoding tryptophan--tRNA ligase, protein MEKSLKERVLSGDRVTGRLHIGHYVGSLKHRVELQSQYETLVMLADVQALTTHFDRPELIRGHLFDVALDYLAAGIDPEKSFIFVQSMVPEIAELTVFYSMFVTVNALRHNPTVKAESKGSGLDEMYYGFLGYPVSQAADITFCKATIIPVGEDQLPHLELTRKIVRRFGELYRPVLVEPRAVVGDVPRLAGLDGHGKMSKSQGNAIALDSSREELESRIRKAVTDPARVRKDDPGHPDICPIYSYHEAFRPEGAAEIRESCTKGTIGCSGCKKLVAAAIDGLLEPMRERRAFYEQRPERVKEILLAGTDRARELGKETMLEVREAMGLDYFFR, encoded by the coding sequence ATGGAAAAAAGTTTGAAAGAACGCGTATTGTCGGGCGACCGCGTCACCGGAAGGCTGCACATCGGCCATTACGTCGGAAGCCTGAAGCACCGGGTGGAGCTGCAGTCGCAGTATGAAACGCTCGTCATGCTTGCGGACGTGCAGGCGCTGACGACGCATTTCGATAGACCGGAGCTGATTCGCGGCCACTTGTTCGATGTCGCGCTCGATTATTTGGCTGCCGGCATCGATCCGGAGAAGTCGTTTATTTTCGTGCAGTCGATGGTGCCGGAAATCGCCGAGCTGACGGTGTTTTATTCGATGTTCGTCACCGTTAATGCGCTGCGCCACAATCCTACGGTAAAAGCCGAATCGAAAGGCAGCGGGCTGGACGAAATGTATTACGGCTTCCTCGGCTATCCGGTCAGTCAGGCCGCGGACATTACGTTTTGCAAGGCGACGATTATCCCGGTCGGCGAGGATCAGCTCCCCCACCTCGAGCTGACGCGCAAAATCGTGCGCCGGTTTGGCGAGCTGTACCGCCCGGTGCTGGTGGAGCCGCGCGCCGTCGTCGGAGACGTGCCGCGGCTGGCCGGCCTCGACGGGCACGGGAAAATGAGCAAAAGCCAAGGCAACGCGATCGCTTTGGATTCGTCGCGCGAGGAGCTGGAGAGCCGGATTCGCAAGGCGGTCACGGATCCGGCACGCGTGCGCAAGGACGATCCGGGACATCCGGACATATGCCCGATCTACTCTTACCACGAAGCGTTCCGACCGGAGGGGGCCGCGGAAATCCGCGAAAGCTGCACCAAGGGTACGATCGGCTGCAGCGGCTGCAAAAAGCTGGTCGCCGCGGCGATCGACGGGCTGCTTGAACCGATGCGGGAGCGGCGGGCGTTTTATGAGCAGCGTCCCGAACGGGTGAAGGAGATTTTGCTTGCCGGGACGGATCGGGCGCGCGAGCTGGGCAAGGAGACGATGCTTGAAGTCCGCGAAGCGATGGGGCTCGATTATTTTTTCCGGTGA
- a CDS encoding ABC transporter ATP-binding protein, whose product MVRRFFSYYAPHKKLFLLDFGCAVLAALLELSFPLAVKWVVDTLLPSQSWGWIVWACAGLLVLYMMSTGLQFIVTYWGHKLGINIEYDMRQQLFTHIQRLSFRFFDNHKTGHLMSRLTNDLFEIGEMAHHGPEDLFIAAMTLLGSFAIMMTINWQLAVITFVIVPIIIWLIVLFNRLLVRAADKMFADIADVNAQVEDSVSGIRVVQSFTNEAHELAKFSESNRRFRSAKLRSYWIIAYSASGMYMLMRLIALVVLICGSWFVVRGKLTYGEFVGFLLFTNIFFKPIEKINAFMESYPKGMAGFRRFLEIIDTEPDIVDAPDAVRVQGLRGDIEFRDVSFGYEGHAQVLRGINLRVRAGETVAFVGPSGAGKTTLCSLIPRFYEVDGGSIAIDGRDIRRMTLQSLRSHIGIVQQDVFLFAGTLRDNIAYGKLGATDAEILEAARRAHLGAFIASLPQGLDTQIGERGVKLSGGQKQRLAIARMFLKNPPILILDEATSALDTETEAAIQAALAELSQGRTTLVIAHRLATIRSADRIVVVTENGVAEQGRHDDLVAAGGVYSRLHQAQTLA is encoded by the coding sequence TTGGTACGCCGGTTTTTCTCGTATTATGCGCCGCATAAGAAGCTGTTTTTGCTCGATTTCGGCTGCGCCGTTTTGGCGGCTCTGCTGGAGCTTTCGTTTCCGCTTGCGGTGAAATGGGTCGTCGACACGCTGCTGCCGAGCCAAAGCTGGGGCTGGATCGTCTGGGCGTGCGCCGGGCTGCTGGTGCTGTACATGATGAGCACGGGACTGCAGTTTATCGTCACCTATTGGGGCCACAAGCTCGGCATCAACATCGAATACGATATGCGCCAGCAGCTGTTCACGCATATCCAGAGGCTGTCGTTCCGCTTCTTCGACAATCACAAGACCGGGCACCTGATGTCGCGGCTGACAAACGATTTGTTCGAGATCGGCGAGATGGCGCATCACGGGCCGGAGGATCTGTTTATCGCGGCCATGACGCTGCTCGGCTCGTTTGCGATCATGATGACGATCAACTGGCAGCTCGCGGTGATCACCTTCGTTATCGTGCCGATCATCATTTGGCTCATCGTGCTGTTCAACCGGCTGCTTGTCCGGGCTGCGGACAAAATGTTTGCGGATATCGCCGACGTCAACGCGCAGGTCGAGGACAGCGTGTCCGGCATCCGCGTCGTGCAGTCGTTTACGAACGAGGCGCATGAGCTCGCCAAATTTTCCGAAAGCAACCGCCGGTTCCGCAGCGCCAAGCTACGGTCGTACTGGATCATCGCGTACAGCGCGTCGGGCATGTATATGCTGATGCGGCTGATCGCTTTGGTCGTGCTCATCTGCGGCTCGTGGTTTGTCGTACGCGGCAAGCTGACGTACGGCGAATTCGTCGGGTTTCTGCTGTTTACGAACATTTTCTTCAAGCCGATCGAGAAAATCAACGCGTTTATGGAAAGTTACCCGAAAGGCATGGCCGGCTTCCGGCGGTTTCTCGAAATCATCGACACCGAGCCGGATATCGTCGACGCGCCGGACGCAGTGCGCGTGCAGGGCTTGCGCGGCGACATCGAATTCCGCGATGTGTCGTTCGGCTACGAAGGCCATGCGCAGGTGCTGCGCGGCATCAACCTGCGCGTGCGCGCCGGCGAGACGGTCGCGTTCGTCGGCCCGTCCGGCGCCGGGAAGACGACGCTGTGCAGCCTCATCCCCCGCTTCTACGAAGTGGACGGGGGCAGCATCGCGATCGACGGGCGGGACATCCGCCGCATGACGCTGCAGTCGCTGCGCTCGCACATCGGCATCGTGCAGCAGGATGTGTTTTTGTTCGCGGGCACGCTCCGCGACAACATCGCCTACGGCAAGCTCGGCGCGACCGACGCCGAGATCCTCGAAGCCGCGCGCCGCGCCCACCTCGGCGCGTTCATCGCTTCGCTGCCGCAGGGCCTGGACACGCAAATCGGCGAACGCGGCGTGAAGCTGTCCGGCGGGCAGAAGCAGCGGCTCGCAATCGCGCGGATGTTCCTCAAGAATCCGCCGATCCTGATTCTCGACGAGGCGACGTCCGCGCTCGACACCGAAACGGAGGCGGCGATCCAGGCCGCGCTCGCCGAGCTGTCGCAGGGACGGACGACACTCGTCATTGCGCACCGGCTGGCGACGATCCGCAGCGCGGACCGGATCGTCGTCGTCACCGAAAACGGCGTCGCCGAGCAGGGCCGGCACGACGACCTCGTCGCCGCAGGCGGCGTGTACAGCCGCCTGCATCAGGCGCAGACGCTCGCGTAG
- a CDS encoding GNAT family N-acetyltransferase produces the protein MNFIAGDPILFSIPESFESKRLLIRAPLWGDGEKVNEAIKESIEELRPWMPWAQNIPTVEQSEAEIRRSRLKFLERTDLRLLLFSKESGQFVGSSGLHRINWSARAFEIGYWVRSSMAGQGYITEAVRAITYFAAGGLQANRVEIRCDSRNKRSAGVAERLSFKLEGILRCHTLGADGELRDTMVFAKARGSEF, from the coding sequence ATGAACTTCATTGCCGGCGATCCGATTTTATTTTCCATTCCCGAAAGTTTCGAAAGCAAGCGGCTTCTTATTCGCGCCCCGTTATGGGGGGACGGCGAAAAGGTCAACGAGGCGATCAAGGAGAGCATTGAAGAACTGCGTCCGTGGATGCCATGGGCGCAAAATATCCCTACCGTAGAACAATCGGAAGCGGAAATCCGGCGATCCAGGCTGAAGTTTCTGGAGCGTACGGACCTGAGATTGCTGCTGTTTTCAAAGGAATCCGGCCAGTTTGTCGGAAGCAGCGGCTTGCACAGAATAAACTGGTCCGCGCGCGCGTTCGAGATCGGCTACTGGGTACGCTCGTCTATGGCGGGGCAGGGCTACATTACGGAGGCGGTTAGGGCGATCACCTATTTTGCCGCAGGAGGGCTGCAGGCGAACCGCGTCGAGATCCGCTGCGATTCGCGAAACAAACGGAGCGCAGGCGTCGCCGAGCGGCTCAGTTTCAAGCTGGAGGGCATTCTTCGCTGCCATACGCTGGGGGCGGACGGTGAGTTAAGAGATACGATGGTGTTTGCCAAGGCGCGCGGCTCCGAGTTTTAG